A DNA window from Providencia huaxiensis contains the following coding sequences:
- the torR gene encoding two-component system response regulator TorR — MTSHHIVVVEDEPVTQARLQAYFEQEGYRVSVTGNGAGLREIMDQQAVDLILLDINLPDENGLMLTRAIRERFTVGIILVTGRCDQIDRIVGLEMGADDYVTKPLELRELVVRVKNLLWRIDLAKPSQTQVVSQDNCYQFAGYCLNVSMHTLQFENQVIKLTRAEYEILVAFVTNPREILTRERLLRMLSARRVDHPDLRTVDVLIRRLRHKINADLLVTQHGEGYFLAADVY; from the coding sequence ATGACATCACATCATATTGTGGTTGTTGAAGATGAACCCGTTACTCAGGCTCGCTTACAGGCTTATTTTGAGCAAGAAGGATATCGTGTTTCTGTGACGGGGAATGGTGCGGGTCTACGTGAAATTATGGATCAGCAGGCCGTTGATTTGATTCTGTTAGATATTAATTTACCGGATGAAAACGGGTTAATGTTAACAAGAGCAATACGTGAGCGTTTCACGGTGGGGATTATTTTAGTCACCGGCCGCTGTGACCAAATTGACCGTATTGTGGGGTTAGAAATGGGAGCAGATGATTACGTTACTAAACCCTTGGAATTGAGGGAGTTAGTCGTTCGCGTTAAAAATTTACTTTGGCGCATTGACCTTGCTAAGCCTTCGCAAACCCAAGTTGTTTCTCAAGATAATTGCTATCAGTTTGCGGGCTATTGCCTAAATGTCTCAATGCATACACTCCAATTTGAAAATCAGGTTATCAAACTCACACGGGCAGAATATGAAATACTTGTGGCGTTTGTGACTAACCCGCGGGAGATTTTAACCCGAGAACGTCTGTTACGTATGTTATCTGCCCGACGAGTCGATCACCCTGATTTACGCACCGTGGATGTACTTATTCGTCGTTTACGCCATAAAATCAATGCTGATTTATTAGTAACTCAGCACGGTGAAGGCTATTTTTTAGCTGCCGATGTATATTGA
- the torC gene encoding pentaheme c-type cytochrome TorC, with product MRKLWRALRKPSARWSMLTLIVVGIAVGVALIVVPHVGMKVTSTTEFCVSCHSMEPVYEEYKQSVHFQNASGVRAECHDCHIPSDLPGMIKRKLEASNDIYQTFIAHSIDTPEKFEAKRAELAEREWARMKENNSATCRSCHDYDSMDHAKQNPEAARQMQIAAKENQSCIDCHKGIAHQLPDMSSGFRKQFDELRAKANSDADILYSLDIKPLYANKGDKDPAGSLLPASEVKVLKRDGDWLQVEITGWTETDGRQRVLSEFPGKRIFVASIRGDVQENVKNLESTVVAATDTSWSKLQATAWMQQGDMVNDIKPIWAYADSLYNGSCNQCHGAPDIAHFDANGWIGTLNGMIGFTSLDKREERTLLKYLQMNASDTAGSSHGDNGVQNEK from the coding sequence ATGCGGAAACTCTGGAGAGCGTTGCGAAAACCAAGTGCTCGTTGGTCAATGCTAACGTTAATCGTTGTCGGGATTGCAGTGGGTGTTGCGTTAATCGTTGTCCCCCATGTTGGGATGAAAGTGACTAGCACCACTGAGTTTTGTGTCAGTTGCCATAGCATGGAACCCGTTTACGAAGAATATAAACAATCTGTACATTTCCAAAATGCATCTGGCGTACGCGCAGAATGCCATGACTGCCATATTCCCTCCGACCTTCCAGGCATGATTAAACGGAAACTCGAAGCAAGCAATGATATTTATCAAACATTTATTGCTCACTCGATAGATACCCCAGAAAAATTTGAAGCCAAGCGTGCCGAACTTGCGGAACGCGAGTGGGCTCGCATGAAAGAGAATAATTCAGCCACTTGCCGCTCTTGCCATGATTATGACTCGATGGATCACGCAAAACAAAACCCAGAAGCGGCTCGCCAAATGCAAATTGCTGCGAAAGAAAATCAATCCTGTATTGATTGCCATAAAGGGATTGCCCATCAACTACCCGATATGAGTAGTGGCTTTCGTAAACAATTTGATGAGTTAAGAGCGAAAGCAAACAGTGATGCTGACATTCTTTATTCACTTGATATTAAACCTCTTTATGCCAATAAAGGGGATAAAGACCCCGCAGGCTCGTTACTTCCTGCCTCAGAGGTGAAAGTTCTAAAACGTGATGGCGATTGGCTACAAGTTGAAATAACAGGGTGGACAGAAACCGATGGTCGCCAACGCGTTCTATCTGAATTTCCGGGTAAGCGAATTTTCGTCGCTTCGATACGCGGTGATGTTCAAGAAAATGTGAAAAATTTAGAAAGCACCGTTGTCGCTGCAACAGATACGTCATGGAGCAAACTGCAAGCAACTGCATGGATGCAACAAGGCGATATGGTCAATGATATCAAACCGATATGGGCTTATGCAGATTCTTTATATAACGGTTCATGTAATCAATGCCATGGTGCGCCAGATATCGCTCACTTTGATGCTAACGGTTGGATAGGCACATTAAACGGTATGATTGGCTTTACCAGTTTAGATAAGCGAGAAGAGCGTACCTTACTGAAATACTTACAAATGAATGCATCTGATACCGCAGGATCTTCACACGGTGATAACGGAGTACAGAATGAAAAATAA
- the cfa gene encoding cyclopropane fatty acyl phospholipid synthase: MSTEHIVNQKNTIDPWQRIAAELLSEAGIKINGSRPFDIQVHNPLFFKRVLQQGSIGLGESYMDGWWDCERLDIFFQYVLRHRLDKKIPHNFSDTLKIAVARVRNLQTLKRARIVGEEHYDLGNDLFSLMLDPYMQYSCGYWKGLETVPENLHLAQEQKLNLICEKLQLKPGMRLLDIGCGWGGLAAYAAKNFGVSVTGVTISAEQQKYAQARCAGLDVNIKLEDYRGLNDQFDRIVSVGMFEHVGPKNYAAYFDVIQRNLKTHGLFLLHTIGSNQSKVNVDPWINKYIFPNGCLPSVQNIGETSEGKLVMEDWHNFGADYDHTLMAWYSRFQAAWPELEFNYTPRFKRMFSYYLNACAGAFRARDIQLWQILWSPQGVNGGLRVAR; this comes from the coding sequence ATGAGTACTGAACACATCGTTAACCAAAAAAACACTATCGACCCTTGGCAACGCATTGCTGCCGAGCTATTAAGTGAAGCTGGCATTAAAATTAATGGTTCCCGCCCTTTTGATATTCAAGTTCACAACCCCCTATTCTTTAAACGCGTGCTACAACAAGGTTCAATAGGATTAGGTGAAAGCTATATGGATGGTTGGTGGGATTGCGAGCGCTTAGATATATTTTTCCAATATGTATTACGCCATAGACTCGATAAAAAAATACCTCATAACTTCAGTGATACATTAAAAATTGCTGTTGCTCGTGTTCGTAATCTACAAACCTTAAAACGCGCTCGTATTGTTGGAGAAGAACATTATGACCTCGGGAATGACTTATTTTCCTTGATGCTCGACCCTTATATGCAATATTCCTGTGGCTACTGGAAAGGCCTAGAAACGGTTCCTGAAAACCTTCATCTCGCACAAGAACAAAAATTAAATTTAATTTGCGAAAAACTGCAATTAAAACCGGGGATGCGATTACTTGATATTGGCTGTGGCTGGGGGGGACTTGCCGCCTATGCGGCAAAAAACTTTGGCGTTTCTGTCACCGGTGTCACTATCTCCGCGGAGCAACAAAAATATGCTCAAGCGCGCTGTGCAGGCTTAGATGTCAATATTAAATTAGAAGATTATCGAGGTCTCAATGACCAATTTGACCGTATTGTCTCTGTCGGCATGTTTGAGCATGTCGGCCCGAAAAACTATGCGGCTTACTTTGATGTTATTCAGCGCAATTTAAAAACTCATGGCCTGTTTTTACTTCACACCATTGGCTCTAACCAAAGTAAAGTGAATGTCGACCCGTGGATCAATAAGTATATTTTTCCAAACGGCTGCCTACCTTCTGTGCAAAATATTGGTGAAACCAGTGAAGGTAAATTAGTGATGGAGGATTGGCATAATTTTGGTGCTGATTATGACCATACACTCATGGCATGGTACTCCCGTTTCCAAGCCGCTTGGCCTGAACTCGAATTTAATTATACACCTCGTTTCAAACGCATGTTTTCCTATTATCTAAATGCTTGTGCAGGTGCATTTAGAGCTAGAGACATTCAGTTATGGCAAATACTTTGGAGCCCACAAGGTGTGAATGGAGGCCTACGGGTTGCTCGCTAA
- a CDS encoding LysR family transcriptional regulator, with amino-acid sequence MPFNSDNLTVFLTVLDKGSFSAAARALKRVPSAVSMAVANLEAELGFELFDRHTREPKPTEKALSLAPYARHIIANLSQLNTFSLELSQGVESTLTIGIAAGINANLLFDALHILSQRYPLLHIELITAPQDDLLPLLHEQQIHLAIVFGGLNVNSQEQFHYIGEESIIATISAKHPSLQNKTSLYIEDLVESRQIIIASRQRELSDIRILVSSNYWKADSFSLALGLVENGMGWGNFPLSLIKDKLNDGSLKPLEFKNTPNGFKLPIHAVCLKGHVLKRGAQECIELLKKVTLPSTHS; translated from the coding sequence ATGCCATTTAATAGTGATAACTTAACAGTTTTTCTTACTGTATTAGATAAAGGCTCATTTTCTGCAGCGGCAAGGGCCTTAAAACGCGTACCTTCAGCGGTTAGCATGGCAGTAGCGAATCTAGAGGCTGAACTTGGATTTGAATTATTTGATAGACATACGCGGGAACCTAAACCCACAGAAAAAGCGCTTTCATTAGCGCCCTACGCACGACATATTATTGCCAATTTATCTCAACTCAATACTTTTTCTCTGGAATTATCTCAAGGTGTTGAAAGCACACTGACCATTGGTATTGCGGCTGGTATTAATGCCAATTTACTCTTTGATGCTCTACATATTTTAAGCCAGCGTTACCCTTTACTGCATATTGAGCTGATTACCGCACCTCAAGATGATCTTTTACCGTTACTACATGAACAACAAATTCATCTCGCGATTGTCTTTGGCGGTTTAAATGTTAATTCCCAAGAGCAATTTCATTACATTGGCGAAGAATCAATTATTGCCACCATTTCTGCTAAACATCCCTCTCTACAAAATAAAACTTCACTTTATATCGAAGATCTTGTTGAAAGTCGGCAAATAATTATTGCGAGTCGTCAGCGTGAACTGAGTGATATCCGCATTCTAGTTTCCAGTAATTATTGGAAAGCAGACAGTTTCTCTTTGGCTCTCGGTTTAGTCGAGAATGGTATGGGATGGGGAAATTTTCCTTTATCACTGATTAAAGATAAATTAAACGATGGCTCACTAAAACCCCTTGAGTTTAAAAATACCCCAAATGGCTTTAAGTTGCCTATTCATGCAGTATGTTTGAAAGGGCATGTGCTTAAACGTGGTGCACAAGAATGCATTGAATTACTAAAAAAAGTGACGCTACCCTCAACCCATTCTTAA
- a CDS encoding cytosine deaminase, which translates to MLNQTIKHIHNIRLPECDGLWRIDIDNQKIQAILPQIEGEVLPNSVDGEGGLVTAPFVEPHIHLDTTQTAGQPNWNQSGTLFEGIERWAERKAMLTHDDVKSRAWQTLKWQIANGIQHVRTHVDVSDPTLTALKAMLEVKQEIAPWVDVQIVAFPQEGILSYPNGEALLEEALRLGADVVGAIPHFEFTREYGVESLHKTFALAQKYDRLIDVHCDEIDDEQSRFVETVAALAHAQGMGSRVTASHTTAMHSYNGAYTSRLFRLLKMSGINFVANPLVNIHLQGRFDTYPKRRGITRVKEMLAAEINVCFGHDDVFDPWYPLGTANMLQVLHMGLHVCQLMGYQQINDGLKLISEYSARTLNLQDYGVSEGKRASLLILPAENGFDAVRRQVPVRYSIRDGQVIANTQPAVTQIHLEQTETIRYGYTPKI; encoded by the coding sequence GTGCTTAATCAAACTATCAAACATATCCATAATATCCGTTTACCTGAGTGTGATGGGCTGTGGCGTATTGATATCGATAATCAGAAAATCCAAGCTATTCTTCCACAAATTGAAGGCGAAGTATTGCCAAACAGCGTAGACGGTGAAGGTGGTTTAGTAACCGCTCCCTTCGTTGAGCCACATATTCACTTAGATACCACTCAAACCGCTGGGCAACCCAATTGGAACCAGTCTGGAACGCTCTTTGAAGGTATCGAACGTTGGGCTGAGCGCAAAGCGATGCTCACCCACGATGACGTTAAAAGCCGAGCGTGGCAAACCCTTAAATGGCAAATAGCCAATGGTATTCAACATGTTCGCACCCATGTGGATGTGTCAGACCCGACATTAACTGCACTGAAAGCGATGTTAGAGGTAAAACAAGAAATCGCACCTTGGGTTGATGTGCAAATTGTTGCTTTCCCTCAAGAAGGTATCCTGTCTTATCCAAATGGCGAAGCCCTGTTAGAAGAAGCATTACGCCTCGGTGCCGACGTCGTCGGTGCTATTCCACATTTTGAGTTTACCCGTGAGTATGGCGTAGAATCTCTCCATAAAACATTCGCTTTAGCGCAGAAGTATGACCGTTTGATTGATGTCCACTGTGATGAAATCGATGATGAGCAATCCCGTTTCGTTGAAACGGTCGCAGCGTTAGCGCATGCACAAGGCATGGGCTCTCGCGTCACAGCAAGCCATACCACCGCAATGCATTCATACAATGGTGCTTATACATCTCGTTTATTTCGCCTGCTAAAAATGTCTGGGATTAACTTTGTGGCTAATCCGTTAGTGAACATTCACTTACAAGGCCGTTTTGATACTTACCCTAAACGTCGAGGTATCACCCGTGTTAAAGAGATGCTAGCCGCGGAGATTAACGTCTGTTTCGGTCACGACGATGTATTTGACCCATGGTACCCTCTAGGTACTGCCAACATGCTGCAAGTCCTGCATATGGGGTTACATGTTTGCCAATTAATGGGTTACCAGCAAATCAATGACGGATTAAAGCTGATCAGTGAATACAGCGCACGTACGTTGAACTTGCAAGATTATGGTGTGAGTGAAGGAAAACGCGCTAGTTTATTGATTTTACCAGCAGAAAATGGCTTCGATGCCGTGCGCCGTCAAGTCCCCGTGCGTTACTCTATTCGAGATGGTCAGGTGATCGCCAATACCCAACCGGCGGTAACCCAAATTCATTTAGAACAAACGGAAACAATACGTTATGGATATACTCCAAAAATCTAA
- the torT gene encoding TMAO reductase system periplasmic protein TorT: MILLLFIFHSLLNLAMAQNSSLIQWRDNLHFNHQTHDPVTATKTWKLCALYPSLKDSYWLSINYGMQKAAKHYGVDLNVLEAGGYNQLATQQKQITQCQQWGADAILLGSSTTTFPNLSQLVGNTPVIEVINATHDNTIKTRVGVPWFQMGYQPGRYLVQWSQSKPLKVLLMPGPLNAGGSHEMEQGFREAIAGSQVQIVDVAQGDNDLEVQRNLLHEMLERNPDINVVVGTAIAAEAAMGEGRNLTKPLNIVSFYLSHQVYRGLKRGRIIMAASDQMVWQGELVIEQAIKVLQEQPVPNNISPPILVLTQQNADSEHLRNSLSPGGFRPVYQYTSAAKK, encoded by the coding sequence TTGATTTTACTCCTGTTCATATTTCACTCGTTGTTGAACCTAGCAATGGCACAGAATAGTTCACTCATTCAGTGGCGTGATAACCTACATTTTAATCACCAAACACATGATCCCGTAACCGCCACAAAAACCTGGAAGTTGTGCGCGCTTTACCCTAGTTTAAAAGATTCTTATTGGTTATCAATTAATTATGGCATGCAAAAAGCGGCAAAACACTATGGCGTTGACTTAAACGTACTAGAAGCCGGTGGATATAACCAACTAGCAACCCAACAAAAGCAAATTACGCAATGCCAACAATGGGGAGCAGATGCTATCTTACTGGGAAGTAGCACCACAACTTTTCCAAACCTTAGCCAACTCGTGGGAAATACGCCTGTCATTGAAGTCATCAATGCCACCCACGATAACACAATAAAAACCCGTGTTGGTGTGCCTTGGTTCCAAATGGGCTATCAGCCGGGGCGCTATTTAGTGCAATGGAGCCAAAGCAAGCCATTGAAAGTTTTACTCATGCCAGGGCCATTAAATGCCGGTGGCAGCCATGAAATGGAACAAGGATTCCGAGAAGCTATTGCAGGTAGCCAAGTACAAATTGTGGACGTCGCACAAGGGGATAACGACCTTGAGGTGCAACGCAATTTGTTGCATGAAATGTTAGAGCGTAACCCTGATATTAATGTTGTCGTTGGCACAGCGATTGCCGCTGAGGCCGCAATGGGTGAAGGCCGTAACTTAACGAAACCACTTAATATTGTTTCTTTTTACTTGTCTCATCAAGTCTACCGAGGCTTAAAAAGAGGCCGAATAATTATGGCCGCCAGCGACCAGATGGTTTGGCAAGGTGAGCTAGTGATTGAACAAGCCATCAAAGTACTACAAGAGCAGCCGGTTCCAAACAATATCAGCCCGCCGATTTTAGTGCTTACTCAACAAAATGCCGATAGTGAACACTTACGCAATTCATTATCCCCTGGAGGCTTTAGGCCCGTATATCAATATACATCGGCAGCTAAAAAATAG
- the torS gene encoding TMAO reductase system sensor histidine kinase/response regulator TorS produces the protein MNLSLTRRLWMGFALMAALTFISTLVGWYNLRFVSQVEQANTEALIPTMNMARQLSEASAWELFSAQNLTNADSESIWLAQGRMLTAQSLKITNILKTLREQGFNTQDIEQQEKEIAQSLSQQGELVGQRLKLRAEQQQLRQHIIAAAGDIAQMAHGQANNAATSAGATQVSIYDLIERNQGEQAQQALDQLIDIDLEYASQMNELRLSAMRVQQMVLNLGSNQPHRNMAELEKQLNSAVKILQRRQKYIEDPAVRGQVENALNSVKRYTELIALYRQDNDITTRLQILSQNNIDQFARFSSEVAQLVNIIELRNQTALGQLKQASERGQNWLLALSIVSLLSLVLILWRVVYRLVTKPLAQQTQALQRLLEGDIDSAFPETAGVKELDTIGRLMDAFRESVHALNNQREQLADEVKARTAELRVMVVEHRKARSEAEQANQAKSAFLAAMSHEIRTPLYGILGTAQLLLENKVLNQYHDDLYAITDSGESLLAILNDILDYSAIEAGGHNVSINDEPFEPKPLLESTLYLMNASNKNPAIQLVADIADDLPIALQGDPLRIRQIITNLLSNALRFTQQGQITLRSCRYGKYWFIEVEDTGCGIDSSRFTDIFKPFVQVDSQRGGTGLGLTISASLAQAMGGELTVSSQLGSGSCFRLTLPLCIASHPVSKSADLPLDMLGVHLLLIEDNPLTQKISGEMLTRSGAQVTIVGSAAEALAALQTGQQFTAALVDFGLPDIDGITLAKQLAKTYPQLILIGFSAHLIDETLRQRTSQVFRGIIQKPVPRDTLNKLIVKYISGGEYTLPAPSIQEKFIDLQQLISDAELMGLPKIREWVSIFKQHSLPLIDQIDIARAENNTEQVKRLAHQLKSSCASLGMQSAVKTCELLEQQPMADTQLKDNVQQGLQAIEQWLNETH, from the coding sequence GTGAATTTATCACTAACTAGACGATTGTGGATGGGCTTTGCGCTGATGGCCGCATTGACCTTTATCAGCACCCTTGTAGGGTGGTACAACTTACGTTTTGTTAGCCAAGTTGAACAGGCCAATACCGAGGCTCTGATCCCAACCATGAATATGGCAAGGCAACTGAGCGAAGCAAGTGCTTGGGAATTATTTTCTGCACAAAATCTCACAAATGCGGATAGTGAAAGTATTTGGTTAGCACAAGGGCGGATGTTAACAGCACAAAGCCTGAAAATCACGAATATACTGAAAACATTACGAGAACAAGGTTTTAATACACAAGATATTGAACAGCAAGAAAAAGAAATTGCTCAATCATTAAGCCAACAGGGTGAGTTAGTCGGGCAGCGTTTAAAACTGCGCGCAGAGCAACAACAATTAAGGCAGCATATAATTGCAGCGGCAGGTGATATCGCCCAAATGGCACATGGTCAGGCAAACAATGCTGCCACTTCAGCGGGAGCAACTCAGGTCAGTATTTATGACCTTATCGAAAGGAATCAAGGGGAACAAGCCCAACAAGCCCTTGATCAACTAATTGATATTGACCTTGAATATGCTAGCCAAATGAATGAACTTCGATTAAGCGCGATGCGTGTACAGCAAATGGTACTTAATTTAGGTTCAAACCAGCCCCACCGTAATATGGCTGAATTAGAAAAACAGTTGAATTCTGCAGTTAAAATCTTACAACGTCGGCAAAAATATATTGAAGACCCCGCAGTGCGAGGCCAAGTAGAAAACGCGTTAAATAGCGTGAAGCGCTATACAGAGTTAATTGCGTTGTACCGGCAAGATAACGACATCACAACACGTTTACAGATTTTATCACAAAATAATATTGACCAATTTGCACGTTTTAGTAGTGAAGTAGCGCAATTAGTTAACATCATTGAGCTGCGTAACCAAACCGCATTGGGGCAACTAAAGCAAGCCAGTGAGCGGGGGCAGAATTGGTTGTTAGCATTGAGTATTGTCTCTCTACTCTCATTGGTTTTGATCCTTTGGCGAGTGGTTTATCGCTTAGTGACAAAACCGTTGGCGCAGCAGACTCAAGCACTTCAACGGTTGTTAGAGGGCGATATTGACTCCGCATTTCCTGAAACCGCAGGAGTGAAAGAGCTTGATACGATTGGCCGTTTAATGGATGCATTTCGTGAAAGTGTTCATGCCTTAAATAATCAGCGTGAACAGCTAGCAGATGAAGTCAAAGCGAGGACGGCAGAACTGCGTGTGATGGTCGTTGAGCACCGAAAAGCTCGTTCTGAAGCGGAACAAGCCAATCAGGCGAAATCGGCATTTTTGGCGGCAATGAGCCATGAAATCCGTACTCCTCTTTATGGGATTTTGGGGACAGCGCAACTGTTATTAGAAAATAAAGTACTTAATCAGTATCATGATGATTTATATGCAATTACTGACTCAGGTGAATCTTTATTAGCCATTTTAAATGACATTTTGGACTACTCCGCAATTGAAGCCGGAGGACATAATGTGTCTATCAATGATGAGCCTTTCGAACCCAAGCCGTTATTAGAAAGTACTTTGTATTTAATGAATGCGAGTAATAAAAACCCTGCTATTCAGTTAGTTGCAGATATTGCGGATGATTTGCCGATTGCTTTACAAGGGGACCCGCTACGGATCCGACAAATTATCACAAATTTACTCAGTAATGCATTGCGCTTTACTCAACAGGGGCAAATTACGTTACGCAGTTGCCGTTATGGCAAATATTGGTTTATTGAAGTGGAAGACACAGGGTGCGGCATTGATAGCTCGCGATTTACGGATATTTTTAAGCCATTTGTGCAAGTAGATAGCCAGCGGGGTGGAACGGGGCTTGGACTGACAATTAGTGCAAGTTTAGCGCAAGCGATGGGCGGTGAATTAACGGTTAGTAGCCAATTAGGGAGCGGGAGCTGTTTTCGTTTAACACTGCCGTTATGTATCGCCTCGCATCCCGTAAGTAAATCGGCTGATCTGCCATTAGACATGTTGGGCGTGCATTTATTACTCATAGAAGACAACCCATTGACTCAGAAAATTAGTGGGGAAATGTTAACCCGCAGCGGGGCACAGGTCACTATTGTTGGGTCTGCAGCTGAGGCGCTAGCAGCCCTACAAACTGGGCAACAATTTACCGCGGCATTGGTGGATTTCGGTTTACCTGATATCGATGGTATCACCTTAGCTAAACAATTAGCGAAAACCTATCCCCAATTGATTTTGATTGGTTTTAGTGCTCATTTGATTGATGAAACTTTACGCCAACGGACCAGCCAAGTTTTTCGTGGAATTATTCAAAAACCGGTACCAAGAGATACGTTAAACAAGTTAATCGTTAAATATATTTCAGGCGGTGAATATACATTGCCTGCTCCTAGTATTCAGGAGAAATTTATAGATTTACAACAGCTTATTAGTGATGCCGAACTAATGGGACTTCCGAAAATTCGCGAATGGGTGAGTATTTTTAAACAGCATTCCTTGCCTTTGATTGACCAAATTGACATTGCACGAGCAGAAAATAACACAGAACAAGTCAAGCGCCTTGCGCACCAGTTAAAAAGCAGTTGTGCCAGTTTAGGAATGCAAAGTGCAGTAAAAACTTGTGAGTTATTAGAGCAGCAGCCAATGGCGGATACTCAATTGAAAGATAATGTGCAGCAAGGCTTACAGGCTATTGAGCAATGGTTGAATGAAACACATTGA